The Sphaerochaeta sp. genomic sequence GCCGCCCGAAGGCAGCCCCTGATTTCCGAGCAGTACGATCACTCGGGTTTCTCGTTTGGATTGGAGAGTCGGTAGATTCTCCGCACCAGTTTCATGTCCTCGTCCGAAGAGTGGGACATGGCCAAGACGACATCCAGAGGAATCAACTTCTGCTCCTCATGTGATGATCCGTCCCCCTGCCCAAGGTCTACAGAGACCTGTTCGCCCGTGGCCAGATACTCAACCGTAGTACCAAGGAACTTCGCGATTTTGCACGCGGTCAGTACAG encodes the following:
- a CDS encoding helix-turn-helix transcriptional regulator, with amino-acid sequence MKEAGAEEFWGRFDKQRKSVGISIKALTEKLGLSYPLLITQRSRNIYPPVLTACKIAKFLGTTVEYLATGEQVSVDLGQGDGSSHEEQKLIPLDVVLAMSHSSDEDMKLVRRIYRLSNPNEKPE